Proteins encoded by one window of Akkermansia muciniphila ATCC BAA-835:
- a CDS encoding polymer-forming cytoskeletal protein yields MNPTFHPVPRISTAPSGKISHPSPAPPWTLPPTAESSPAPAREVECFSCRKSTSVPATAVSARCGHCSAYIKLDDVILHSRTHRTKVQTCGSVTVQANADLKGLNIECRDLVLYGRASGDFLCRGVCKIKTDQHISGSICARRMVVEKKTTVLVTGTIRVENIWIQGSLEGTLTADETVTIHRHAKFLGDITARRLIIEEGGTHQGAFTRLT; encoded by the coding sequence ATGAACCCCACCTTCCATCCCGTCCCCCGGATCAGCACCGCGCCCTCCGGGAAAATCAGCCACCCCTCCCCGGCACCGCCCTGGACACTCCCCCCAACTGCGGAAAGCAGCCCGGCGCCTGCCCGGGAGGTGGAATGCTTCTCCTGCCGCAAAAGCACCTCCGTCCCCGCCACGGCAGTTTCCGCCAGGTGCGGCCATTGCTCCGCGTATATCAAACTGGACGACGTCATTTTACACAGCAGAACGCACCGGACCAAGGTGCAGACCTGCGGAAGCGTTACCGTGCAGGCCAATGCAGACCTGAAGGGGCTGAACATCGAATGCCGTGACCTGGTCTTATACGGCAGGGCTTCCGGCGACTTCCTGTGCCGCGGCGTCTGCAAAATCAAAACGGACCAGCACATCTCCGGCTCCATCTGCGCCCGCAGGATGGTGGTGGAAAAAAAGACGACGGTGCTGGTCACAGGAACCATCCGCGTGGAAAACATCTGGATACAGGGTTCTCTGGAAGGAACGCTTACGGCGGATGAAACCGTCACCATCCACCGGCACGCCAAATTCCTGGGAGATATCACGGCGCGCCGCCTCATCATTGAGGAAGGCGGCACGCACCAGGGAGCCTTTACCCGCCTTACGTGA
- a CDS encoding bactofilin family protein, with protein MFGSFTTVPAPKGNKNPESTPSWMDVAKSQDIPEPVAEAAPSYAPTTRVQQLTRNVLNSDVEVIGSLRFSDDLLIDGTVEGDISSEGVLSVGQNAVIRAEINTKSVIIHGKVIGNVTVTDRVELKSTAELVGDIQAASLAIEGGAIFIGHSTVGAPTVGATGASAAKKAASVHAFAPEPETHAPASQSTLDIDAE; from the coding sequence ATGTTTGGATCATTCACTACCGTTCCCGCCCCCAAGGGCAATAAAAATCCTGAATCCACCCCCAGCTGGATGGATGTAGCCAAGAGCCAGGACATCCCCGAACCGGTTGCGGAAGCCGCGCCTTCCTACGCCCCCACCACCCGTGTCCAGCAGCTGACCCGCAATGTGCTGAACTCCGATGTGGAGGTAATCGGTTCCCTGCGTTTTTCCGATGACCTGCTGATTGACGGCACCGTGGAAGGCGACATTTCCTCCGAAGGGGTGCTTTCCGTAGGACAGAACGCCGTCATCCGGGCGGAAATCAATACCAAATCCGTTATCATCCACGGCAAGGTCATCGGCAATGTAACAGTCACGGACCGCGTGGAACTAAAAAGCACGGCAGAACTCGTAGGTGACATCCAGGCCGCCTCCCTGGCTATTGAAGGCGGTGCAATCTTCATCGGCCATTCTACCGTAGGCGCCCCCACGGTAGGAGCCACAGGGGCTTCCGCCGCCAAGAAGGCGGCTTCCGTCCATGCCTTCGCTCCGGAGCCGGAAACCCATGCTCCGGCCAGCCAGAGCACGCTGGATATTGACGCGGAATAA
- the hisA gene encoding phosphoribosylformimino-5-aminoimidazole carboxamide ribotide isomerase: MTRFRPCIDLHGGRVKQIVGGTLTQDGVSLRTNFVSDRGAAWYADLYRRDGLSGGHVIKLGPGNDHAAREALAAWPGGLQVGGGMTPENAEEWISAGASHVIVTSCLFDAEGTLRMDRLKDLVSAVGAERLVLDLSCRRVQGGWAVAMNRWQTLTELRVTAETLDVLAEHCAEFLIHAADVEGLCSGIDRELVEMLGNWRRLPMTYAGGISRIQDIDEIDALSGGTMDATVGSALDLFGGGLIRYGDLVARQRGKSGMETV, translated from the coding sequence GTGACGAGATTCAGACCATGCATTGATTTACACGGCGGGCGCGTGAAGCAGATTGTGGGCGGCACCCTGACGCAGGATGGCGTTTCATTGCGCACCAATTTCGTCTCCGACCGCGGCGCGGCATGGTATGCGGATTTGTACCGCAGGGACGGTCTGAGCGGAGGGCATGTGATCAAGCTGGGCCCAGGGAACGACCATGCGGCGCGGGAGGCCCTGGCGGCATGGCCGGGAGGCCTTCAGGTGGGCGGCGGCATGACGCCGGAAAACGCGGAGGAATGGATTTCCGCCGGGGCCAGCCATGTGATTGTTACCTCCTGCCTGTTTGATGCGGAGGGAACGCTGCGGATGGACAGGCTGAAGGATCTTGTTTCCGCAGTGGGCGCGGAACGGCTGGTGCTGGATTTGAGCTGCCGCAGGGTTCAGGGAGGCTGGGCCGTAGCTATGAACCGGTGGCAGACTTTGACGGAACTCCGGGTAACGGCGGAGACGCTGGATGTTCTGGCGGAACATTGCGCGGAGTTTCTTATTCATGCGGCGGATGTGGAAGGGCTCTGTTCCGGCATTGACCGGGAACTGGTGGAAATGCTGGGAAACTGGCGCCGTCTGCCCATGACATATGCCGGAGGCATCAGCCGCATTCAGGATATTGACGAAATAGACGCTTTGAGCGGCGGAACCATGGATGCCACGGTGGGGAGCGCTTTGGATTTGTTTGGCGGCGGTTTAATCAGGTACGGGGATCTGGTGGCCAGGCAGCGCGGGAAGTCCGGCATGGAAACGGTATGA
- a CDS encoding DUF167 domain-containing protein, with protein sequence MKLALKVIPNAKKSEAVGWEEDPRAGRALKLRIAAPPVEGKANKAVVLFLSAWLDIPRSSISFLRGESSRLKVVELPDGCEGKLARLLSAEDVSGA encoded by the coding sequence ATGAAACTGGCTCTGAAAGTTATTCCCAATGCGAAGAAGAGCGAGGCCGTGGGATGGGAGGAAGATCCCCGTGCCGGCCGCGCGCTGAAGCTGCGCATTGCCGCGCCTCCCGTGGAGGGAAAGGCGAACAAGGCCGTCGTCCTTTTCCTGTCCGCTTGGCTGGATATTCCCCGTTCCTCCATCAGCTTTCTGCGCGGGGAATCCTCCCGGCTGAAAGTGGTGGAATTGCCGGACGGATGCGAGGGAAAACTTGCCCGGCTGCTTTCTGCGGAGGATGTTTCCGGCGCTTAG
- a CDS encoding nucleotide exchange factor GrpE: protein MSDEEKEKNAEAEELEAQEQVQDAPAEEKVAEPSLEEELLKWRDAAMRTAAEYDNYRKRMVKEKEECAKFANQRLLEELLPVIDNFEMGMAAASADASSMIYIGMSMVKKQLDEFLAGNGVSAVEPVVGSMFDHATEEALQREPSDQPEGTVLRVIRKGYMLKDRLLRPANVVVAHTPEPEPQV, encoded by the coding sequence ATGAGCGACGAAGAGAAAGAGAAAAACGCGGAAGCGGAAGAGCTGGAGGCTCAGGAACAGGTGCAGGATGCTCCTGCCGAGGAGAAGGTGGCGGAACCTTCCCTGGAAGAGGAATTGCTTAAATGGCGGGATGCCGCCATGCGCACTGCTGCGGAATATGATAACTACCGCAAGCGCATGGTGAAGGAAAAGGAGGAATGCGCCAAGTTCGCCAATCAGCGCCTGCTGGAAGAACTTCTACCCGTCATTGATAATTTTGAAATGGGCATGGCCGCCGCCAGCGCAGATGCCTCCTCCATGATTTACATCGGCATGAGCATGGTGAAGAAGCAGCTGGACGAATTTCTCGCCGGCAATGGCGTGAGCGCCGTGGAGCCTGTGGTGGGAAGCATGTTTGACCACGCCACGGAGGAAGCTCTTCAGCGGGAACCCTCCGACCAGCCGGAAGGCACCGTTCTGCGCGTTATCCGCAAGGGGTATATGCTGAAAGACAGGCTTCTGCGCCCGGCGAACGTGGTTGTCGCCCATACTCCGGAACCCGAACCGCAAGTCTGA
- the dnaJ gene encoding molecular chaperone DnaJ, translating into MAKKDYYEILGVSKDATDDEIKKAYRKLALKYHPDRNPDDPSAEEKFKELGEAYEVLSDADKRAAYDRFGHAAFEQGGPAAGGGYAGGGFQDPMDIFAQMFSGMGGFADMFGGAGRGGQKRSTKRPGSDLRYDLDITLEEAAKGCAKKLEIERLVTCKTCHGTGARDGKEAFKSCPTCQGRGIITQQSGFFVQQSTCPTCHGTGEIISDPCPVCRGEGRVREDSHITIRIPAGVATGSQLRIAGEGDAGVHGGPTGDLHVFIDVKPHDIFQREGNDLSCTVPVPLSLAVSGGRLKVPTLEGAATIKLPEGTQNGMIFRLRGKGVKALRSSDVGDMLVEVEVEIPSRLTKEQMDKLNAFASALDENRNQPACVEFADKAARYLKGK; encoded by the coding sequence ATGGCTAAAAAAGATTATTACGAAATTCTCGGCGTTTCCAAGGACGCTACTGACGATGAGATTAAGAAGGCCTATCGCAAGCTGGCCTTAAAGTACCATCCGGACCGCAACCCGGACGACCCGTCCGCAGAAGAAAAGTTCAAGGAGCTGGGAGAGGCCTATGAGGTGCTTTCCGATGCGGACAAGAGGGCTGCCTACGACCGCTTCGGCCATGCCGCCTTTGAACAGGGCGGCCCCGCTGCGGGCGGCGGTTATGCCGGGGGAGGGTTCCAGGATCCGATGGATATTTTCGCCCAGATGTTTTCCGGAATGGGCGGTTTTGCGGATATGTTCGGAGGCGCCGGCCGCGGCGGCCAGAAAAGGTCCACCAAGAGACCCGGTTCCGATTTGCGCTATGATTTGGACATCACGCTGGAAGAGGCTGCGAAGGGATGCGCCAAGAAGCTTGAGATTGAGCGTCTGGTGACTTGCAAGACCTGCCACGGCACCGGGGCCAGGGATGGAAAGGAAGCGTTCAAGTCCTGTCCTACCTGCCAGGGGCGCGGCATCATTACCCAGCAGAGCGGCTTTTTCGTCCAGCAGTCCACCTGCCCCACCTGCCACGGCACCGGGGAAATCATCTCGGACCCATGCCCCGTCTGCCGCGGGGAAGGGCGCGTCAGGGAGGATTCCCACATCACCATCCGTATTCCTGCGGGCGTTGCCACGGGCAGCCAGCTCCGCATCGCCGGGGAAGGGGATGCCGGGGTGCATGGCGGCCCTACCGGGGATCTGCACGTGTTTATTGACGTCAAACCGCACGATATTTTCCAGAGGGAGGGCAACGACCTGAGCTGCACGGTTCCGGTTCCGCTTTCCCTGGCTGTTTCCGGCGGCAGGCTGAAAGTGCCCACGCTGGAAGGCGCGGCCACCATCAAGCTGCCGGAAGGAACGCAGAACGGCATGATCTTCCGTCTGCGCGGCAAGGGGGTAAAGGCCCTTCGCAGTTCGGACGTGGGGGATATGCTGGTGGAGGTGGAGGTGGAAATCCCCTCCCGGCTTACCAAGGAGCAGATGGATAAGCTGAACGCGTTTGCCTCTGCCCTGGATGAAAATCGGAACCAGCCGGCTTGCGTGGAGTTTGCCGACAAGGCGGCGCGTTACCTGAAGGGCAAATAA
- a CDS encoding 16S rRNA (uracil(1498)-N(3))-methyltransferase, with protein sequence MARFFLPPSEWAAPAWELRGDEAHHAAKVLRLKQGDSCIVFDGCGRAAHAVVAEPPRSSGVLLVPGEECPPSPPVAHLTLCQAVPKGANMDLIIQKSVELGVSAIVPLVTDRTIVRLNAREAEAKRQKWQRIALEACKQCGQNTLPEVALPVPFAEWLRGGIPEGLNIIASLAPGVRPVREVLETARSRSVRHASLLVGPEGDFTDRETAMALEAGFVPVTLGPIVLRVETAAFFGLAAMRYALD encoded by the coding sequence ATGGCCCGCTTTTTCCTCCCGCCTTCCGAATGGGCTGCTCCCGCCTGGGAGCTGCGAGGGGATGAAGCGCACCATGCCGCCAAGGTTCTGCGCCTGAAGCAGGGTGACTCCTGCATCGTGTTTGACGGTTGCGGCCGTGCGGCCCACGCTGTGGTGGCGGAACCTCCGCGCAGCTCCGGCGTGCTGCTGGTTCCGGGGGAGGAATGTCCTCCTTCTCCCCCCGTGGCCCATTTGACGCTGTGCCAGGCTGTTCCCAAGGGGGCCAACATGGATCTCATTATCCAAAAGTCTGTGGAACTGGGTGTTTCTGCCATTGTTCCGCTCGTGACGGACCGCACGATCGTGCGCCTGAATGCCCGGGAGGCTGAGGCCAAAAGGCAGAAATGGCAGCGCATCGCCTTGGAGGCCTGCAAGCAGTGCGGCCAGAACACGCTGCCGGAAGTGGCGCTTCCCGTTCCCTTTGCGGAATGGCTGCGCGGAGGAATTCCGGAAGGACTGAATATTATCGCCTCTCTGGCGCCCGGAGTGCGACCGGTCAGGGAAGTGCTGGAGACCGCCCGTTCCCGTTCCGTCCGTCACGCTTCTCTGCTGGTGGGGCCGGAGGGGGATTTTACGGACCGGGAGACGGCCATGGCGTTGGAAGCGGGGTTTGTTCCCGTCACGCTTGGCCCTATCGTTCTCCGGGTGGAGACGGCCGCCTTTTTCGGCCTGGCCGCCATGCGGTACGCCCTGGACTGA
- a CDS encoding HAD hydrolase-like protein, which yields MFKNIIFDWSGTLVDDLALTLDASNYVFSQYGKPCMNRDEFRAEFQLPYPDYYARVLPHADLDELEDHFRYAFRVSNAPVEVLPNAREFLEFCRARGVRCFILTSVDAKEFDTQCRELGMMEYFEAIHAGIRHKDAHIHTLLAQHGLHAHETAFIGDMQHDVETAHHAGITSIAVLTGYNDAAQLSKARPDMIVPDLLVLRTLMRRYALPSDTQDSININGLELDTFIGVPDEERSSMQTLKADISFYPEEALSGLNDDFSRTVCYDSIARALRAEAMARPRKLVETLAEDMGKVCLKEFGARHVVVTLRKFILPRTDSVSVTVHVSRHR from the coding sequence ATGTTTAAAAATATCATTTTCGACTGGTCCGGCACCCTGGTGGACGACCTGGCCCTGACGCTGGACGCCTCCAACTACGTTTTTTCCCAATACGGGAAACCCTGCATGAACAGGGATGAATTTCGCGCGGAATTCCAGCTTCCCTATCCGGACTATTATGCCCGGGTGCTGCCCCACGCGGATCTGGATGAACTGGAAGACCATTTCCGGTACGCCTTCCGCGTTTCCAATGCTCCGGTGGAAGTGCTGCCGAATGCCCGGGAATTCCTGGAGTTCTGCCGCGCGCGTGGCGTGCGCTGCTTTATTCTTACCAGCGTGGACGCCAAGGAGTTTGATACCCAATGCAGGGAGCTGGGCATGATGGAATATTTTGAAGCCATTCATGCGGGCATCCGCCATAAGGATGCCCACATTCATACCCTGCTGGCCCAGCACGGGCTGCATGCCCATGAAACCGCGTTTATCGGGGACATGCAGCATGATGTGGAAACGGCTCACCACGCGGGCATCACATCCATTGCCGTTTTGACCGGCTACAATGACGCAGCGCAGCTTTCCAAGGCTAGGCCGGACATGATCGTCCCGGACCTGCTTGTTCTGCGCACGCTGATGCGCCGTTACGCGCTCCCTTCCGATACGCAGGATTCCATCAATATCAATGGTCTTGAACTGGATACCTTCATTGGCGTTCCGGACGAGGAGCGCTCTTCCATGCAGACCCTGAAAGCGGACATCTCTTTTTATCCGGAGGAGGCTTTGTCCGGCCTGAACGATGATTTTTCCAGAACCGTCTGTTATGATTCCATTGCCCGTGCGCTCCGGGCAGAGGCCATGGCGCGTCCACGCAAGCTGGTGGAAACGCTGGCAGAGGATATGGGAAAGGTTTGCCTGAAGGAATTCGGCGCGCGGCACGTGGTTGTTACCCTGCGCAAGTTTATTCTGCCGCGGACGGACAGCGTTTCCGTAACGGTGCATGTTTCCCGGCACCGGTAA
- a CDS encoding right-handed parallel beta-helix repeat-containing protein, which produces MQNPVASLLFILAMLTGPCPAADYPERTERTQSAGNHVWHIDPDKGNDGNPGTAPSTAWKSMAPANRLIMARGDTLVIHPGEHAVSLALMGEGSKQAPVTIRFMPGRHIFKHGALMTGKPQISNTNDAPNEPKAMAIRLMEAKNIRLEGKPGATDILLEGKAIFVCMEHAENVSLNGLGFDYLHPTMGEFLVTEVEGDTMKATIPDGTLYTVKDGNLTWHGPGWEFRMGGYSKVFDSASGTFQGRFDPGKTVIRELSPGKISITFKEGSPTMKPGQSYQNRNTRRDCCGFFQYRSKNILWNNCHIYYMHGMGVVSQFCENIMFSHLKIAPRPRSLRTNSSWADNLHFSGCRGKIIVKDCVLGASHDDAVNVHGTHLRIIDRPAPNKITVRFMHPQTFGFDAFAAGDRIDYVSCNTLVPYASNTVSGVKQLNEKEIELTLQHPNPGNIQPDDVVENVTWTPSVHISNTVCRHIPTRGFLLTTRKPVLVERCRFEKTGMPAILVEDDASGWYESGVVRNMTISRNTFIQCGEAVIQIVPHAPRPEGDVHRNITITGNTFDLKNGTAIRIRHTGDVKAEKNTFTKDGKKIPEEKAVDIR; this is translated from the coding sequence ATGCAAAACCCCGTGGCCTCCCTGCTTTTTATTCTCGCAATGTTGACAGGGCCATGCCCGGCAGCGGATTATCCGGAACGGACGGAGCGCACGCAATCCGCAGGGAACCATGTCTGGCATATAGACCCGGACAAGGGAAATGACGGCAATCCGGGAACGGCCCCATCCACGGCGTGGAAAAGCATGGCGCCGGCCAACCGTCTCATCATGGCGCGGGGAGATACGCTCGTCATCCATCCGGGGGAACATGCCGTCTCCCTGGCGCTGATGGGGGAAGGTTCCAAACAGGCCCCGGTCACCATCCGGTTCATGCCCGGCAGGCATATCTTCAAACACGGTGCCCTGATGACCGGAAAACCGCAGATTTCCAACACCAACGATGCGCCCAACGAGCCCAAGGCCATGGCTATCCGCCTGATGGAAGCCAAAAACATACGCCTGGAGGGAAAGCCGGGAGCCACCGACATCCTGCTGGAAGGAAAAGCCATCTTTGTCTGCATGGAACATGCGGAAAACGTTTCCCTGAACGGCCTGGGTTTTGATTACCTGCATCCGACCATGGGAGAATTTCTGGTCACGGAAGTTGAAGGGGATACCATGAAAGCAACTATTCCGGACGGAACCCTGTACACAGTGAAGGATGGAAACCTGACCTGGCACGGACCCGGCTGGGAATTCCGCATGGGAGGGTATTCCAAAGTTTTCGATTCCGCCTCCGGCACTTTCCAGGGCCGTTTCGACCCCGGGAAAACAGTCATCAGAGAATTGTCTCCCGGAAAAATCAGCATTACGTTCAAGGAAGGCTCACCAACCATGAAACCGGGCCAATCCTACCAGAACCGCAATACCCGGAGGGACTGCTGCGGCTTCTTTCAATACAGAAGCAAAAACATCCTCTGGAATAACTGCCATATTTACTATATGCACGGCATGGGCGTCGTTTCCCAGTTCTGCGAGAACATCATGTTCAGCCACTTGAAAATAGCCCCGCGCCCCCGTTCCCTCCGCACCAATTCCTCCTGGGCGGATAATCTGCACTTTTCCGGATGCCGGGGAAAAATCATCGTCAAAGATTGCGTGCTGGGAGCCTCCCATGATGACGCCGTTAATGTTCATGGAACCCACTTGCGCATTATAGACAGGCCGGCCCCCAACAAAATCACCGTCCGGTTCATGCATCCCCAGACCTTCGGCTTTGACGCCTTTGCCGCAGGAGACCGGATCGATTATGTTTCCTGCAACACGCTGGTACCTTATGCATCCAATACCGTTTCCGGCGTCAAACAACTCAATGAAAAGGAAATAGAACTTACATTGCAACATCCCAATCCCGGGAACATCCAGCCTGACGATGTTGTGGAAAACGTCACATGGACGCCGTCCGTCCACATCAGCAATACGGTATGCCGCCACATTCCCACCAGGGGCTTCCTGCTCACCACTAGGAAGCCGGTGCTGGTTGAACGGTGCCGGTTTGAAAAAACGGGCATGCCCGCCATCCTGGTGGAAGATGACGCCTCCGGCTGGTATGAATCCGGCGTGGTCAGGAACATGACCATTTCCCGCAATACCTTTATCCAATGCGGAGAAGCCGTCATCCAGATCGTGCCGCACGCTCCACGGCCGGAAGGGGACGTTCACCGGAACATCACCATTACCGGAAACACGTTTGACCTCAAAAACGGAACCGCCATCCGCATTCGCCATACCGGTGACGTCAAGGCGGAGAAAAACACTTTCACCAAAGACGGGAAGAAAATCCCTGAGGAAAAGGCGGTGGATATCCGGTAG
- a CDS encoding phytoene/squalene synthase family protein, giving the protein MTQAQTITSKAKSNLAFALIDLPEEERRHMAEFYAFCRTVDDIVDEPGMTPRERHDALNRWVEVINGGEGLELTELEEDIIALIQDLELDTTPMLHLIEGCRSDICQQQPRSRDELLDYTYCVACCVGLTSARIMGAGEASYPYAIALGHALQMVNIIRDVAEDCGKSNRIYLPKEDMDRFGYTLEDLRCRVYSPRLQELLKYEADLAETFFAEAEREYNLLSPEDKAALIPAQAMALIYHTILDKMKASGFRIFDIRYRVNTFHKLWLLFRTKLDIDPQSYYDKSKAYYDKLVGFLSRPGRKDEKQGPPR; this is encoded by the coding sequence ATGACTCAAGCCCAAACCATCACCAGCAAGGCCAAGTCCAACCTGGCCTTTGCCCTCATTGATCTTCCTGAAGAAGAACGCCGCCATATGGCGGAATTTTACGCTTTCTGCCGCACGGTGGACGATATCGTGGACGAACCGGGCATGACTCCCCGCGAACGCCACGACGCATTGAACCGCTGGGTGGAGGTCATCAACGGCGGAGAAGGCCTGGAACTGACGGAACTGGAGGAGGACATCATAGCCCTCATCCAGGATTTGGAGCTGGACACTACTCCCATGCTGCACCTGATTGAAGGCTGCCGTTCGGACATCTGCCAGCAGCAGCCCCGCAGCCGCGATGAACTGCTGGACTACACCTACTGCGTAGCCTGCTGCGTGGGCCTCACCTCCGCCCGCATCATGGGGGCGGGAGAAGCCTCCTATCCGTACGCCATTGCCCTGGGGCATGCCCTTCAAATGGTGAACATCATCCGGGACGTGGCGGAAGACTGCGGCAAGTCCAACCGCATTTATTTGCCCAAGGAGGATATGGACCGCTTTGGATACACCCTGGAAGACCTGCGCTGCAGGGTGTATTCCCCCCGGCTTCAGGAGCTGCTGAAATATGAAGCGGATCTGGCGGAAACTTTCTTTGCGGAAGCGGAGAGGGAATACAACCTTCTCAGCCCGGAAGACAAAGCCGCCCTTATTCCGGCGCAGGCCATGGCGCTCATTTACCATACCATTCTGGACAAAATGAAGGCGAGCGGCTTCCGTATTTTCGACATCCGCTACCGCGTCAACACCTTCCACAAGCTCTGGCTCCTGTTCCGCACCAAACTGGATATTGACCCTCAATCCTACTACGACAAATCCAAAGCGTATTATGACAAGCTGGTAGGCTTTCTTTCCCGCCCCGGCAGAAAGGATGAAAAACAGGGGCCTCCCAGGTGA
- the lepB gene encoding signal peptidase I — translation MNSPHKSILAALYDCFPAANAVLVFLLDHPLAWFTPKWRRKGRMALKAVRRYINYNRDLLPPERLAEFEESRNLLKTALYRGDRQQAETITAKLESTLESIPGAIPSALAENVEVLFVILAIFLGLRCYVVQPFRIPTGSMQPSLNGIRALPQEGDPTLMQKIGDMILYGGSYVHETASKEKKIVRFEPATKYLLLTVTNVIFDDGSKLEIPAAEAETRRYFLNQEPRFEAERHTPFRSYLPGDTIVNARFDAGDLIVVNKMAYHFRKPERGEVFVFDTRGIEGIANKGSSTGQEGGTHYVKRLCGIPGDTLSIQDSQLIVNGKPATEWTIQRVASGKPPYQPCGYVALPAPLSLLDGRAYITEGGTVHLSNDSKRPYLREYVALGDNSTRENSFDSRYWGPVRQYNIVGPASFCLWPFTSHWGLIP, via the coding sequence ATGAATAGCCCGCACAAGTCCATCCTAGCTGCCCTTTACGATTGCTTTCCGGCTGCAAACGCCGTTCTGGTGTTTCTTCTGGATCATCCTCTGGCCTGGTTCACGCCCAAATGGCGCCGGAAAGGACGTATGGCCCTGAAAGCAGTGCGCCGCTACATCAACTACAATCGCGATCTTCTGCCTCCCGAACGCCTGGCGGAGTTTGAAGAAAGCCGCAACCTGCTGAAAACGGCCCTTTACCGGGGTGACAGGCAGCAGGCGGAAACCATTACCGCCAAACTGGAATCCACGCTGGAATCCATCCCCGGAGCGATTCCTTCCGCCCTGGCGGAAAACGTGGAAGTTCTGTTCGTGATTCTGGCCATTTTCCTGGGTTTGCGCTGTTATGTAGTCCAGCCCTTCCGCATCCCGACCGGTTCCATGCAGCCCTCCCTGAACGGAATCCGCGCCCTTCCCCAGGAAGGGGATCCCACCCTGATGCAGAAAATCGGGGACATGATTCTGTACGGCGGCTCCTATGTGCACGAAACGGCCTCCAAGGAAAAGAAAATCGTCCGTTTCGAACCTGCCACCAAGTATCTTCTGCTCACGGTGACCAACGTGATTTTCGATGACGGCTCCAAGCTGGAAATCCCGGCAGCGGAAGCGGAAACGCGCCGCTACTTCCTCAATCAGGAACCGCGCTTTGAAGCCGAACGGCACACCCCGTTCAGAAGCTACCTGCCCGGAGACACAATCGTCAATGCCCGTTTTGACGCCGGGGACCTAATCGTGGTGAATAAAATGGCCTACCACTTCCGCAAGCCGGAACGAGGGGAAGTCTTCGTCTTTGATACACGCGGCATCGAAGGCATCGCCAATAAGGGAAGCAGCACCGGCCAGGAAGGAGGAACCCACTACGTCAAACGCCTCTGCGGCATTCCGGGAGATACCCTCTCCATTCAGGACTCCCAGCTAATCGTCAATGGGAAACCAGCCACGGAATGGACTATCCAGAGGGTTGCTTCCGGCAAGCCCCCCTACCAGCCCTGCGGCTACGTGGCCCTTCCCGCCCCCCTGAGCCTGCTGGACGGCAGAGCTTACATCACGGAAGGGGGAACCGTGCATCTGTCCAACGACAGCAAACGCCCCTATCTGCGTGAATACGTGGCACTGGGGGACAATTCCACCCGCGAAAATTCCTTTGATTCCCGGTACTGGGGCCCCGTCCGCCAGTACAACATCGTAGGCCCCGCCAGCTTCTGCCTGTGGCCCTTTACTTCCCACTGGGGCCTTATTCCATGA